DNA from Yamadazyma tenuis chromosome 5, complete sequence:
TTCCTTTTATATTGGCTCTCCCAGTGGCCAGGTCTTGGTCAAGAAAAATGATATCGACCACGGTGACGAGGTGGTCAGAGCCACTAGTGATGGCAAATACACCTACTGTTTTTCTAACGAAAGATCCAGTAGAGTGGATATGGATGTTTCTTTCAATGTGCACGGGGTGATCtatattgattttgaaaaccCCGACTCTAACACCTTGGACTACGCCATCCAAAGATTGAGTCAGTTGACCAGTGACGTGAAGGCTGAACAGGGATACTTGGTGATCAGAGAAAGAACTCACAGAAACACCGCCGaatccaccaactccagaGTCAAGTGGTGGTCGGTGTTTCAAATCCTCATGGTGgccaccaactcgttgttCCAGATCTACTATTTGAGACGGTTCTTCGAGGTGAAACTGGTAGTTTAGGGGTAGCTCTATAAGGTTAATAAAAAtgtatttttcaaaaacatctGGGTAGAGCTGGTCGTGTCACTCGGGCAAATAATTCAGTTGAAGACGAATGCCTTTCATTCCCAAGAGGATGAGCTCGGCAGAAAGGATTAAACCGTTGATTTATTTGTACGCTCGGATTTACGGTGCGTCTGACTTCATATGATAGTAGATGGGGttggaagaacttgggGTATTTCGGGGTTTTGTCAATACCCCCAGATAAAGAAACCGAATATACCGGAGTTTAAGCCGGTAAGTTGGTGCCTGCCAATCTGCGGGTCTTTACGGGATATTTTGCAATTACCATATTGTGGAAAACGGTTCCCCTCAAAACTCCTAAAAGTCACACAGGCATTTTCGCAGGAACTATAAAGTCAGGAAAATATATCtatttttttggtttcctTATTTACATAATGTCCAAGTACTTCCCCAGTGTCAAAGAGTTACCTCCAGACCCCTTGTTTGGGTTAAAGGCCAGATTCACCTCCGACTCTCGTTCGGATAAAGTGGATTTAGGTATTGGTGCTTACAGAGATAACAATGGTAAACCATGGATATTACCTGCTGTGAAGAAAGCTGAAGCCCAGTTGGTCAGTGGCGCCAACTACAATCATGAATATTTATCCATTGAAGGGTTTGCTGGGTTTGTCAACAGTGCTGCCAGAATCATATTGGGAGATGACTCGGTGGCTATCAAAGAGAACAGACTCCTCAGTCAACAGAGTTTAAGTGGTACTGGTGCTTTACATGTGGCCGgtaagttcttgaaagagttCTACCACAAATCCGATGCAAAGATCTATTTGTCCAAGCCAACATGGGCCAACCACAATCAGATTTTTCAAACCTTGGGGTTTGAAACTGCTACTTACCCGTACTGGGATAACGACACCAAGTCATTGGATTTGACCGGCTTCTTGAAGGCCATTGACGATGCCCCCAAAGGATCTATTTTCTTGTTACATGCTTGTGCACACAACCCCACTGGGTTGGACCCCTCTAAAACTCAGTGGCTCGAGATTTTGGATAaattggttgcaaatgaCCATTTACCTTTATTTGATAGCGCCTACCAAGGGTTTGCTAGTGGagacttggagttggataGTTACTCCATCAGAACTGCCGTGAACTCGAAGAAATTCTCTGCTCCCATTGTCATTTGCCAGTCGTTTGCTAAGAACTGTGGAATGTACGGGGAGAGAGTAGGTGCTGTTCACGTGATTCCGAGCGAAACTAACGAAGCTTTGAACAAGGCCATTGTTTCgcagttgaagaagatcatcAGATCCGAAATCTCCAACCCTCCAGCGTATGGATCCAAGGTGGTTGCAACTATTTTGAACGATCCAGAGTTGTTCAAGCAATGGAAAGATGATTTAATTACCATGAGTTCGAGGATCAACCAGATGAGAATCAAGTTGAGAGATAGTCTTGTTGAGTTACAAACTCCAGGCACCTGGGACCATATTGTAAACCAAACCGGTATGTTTTCGTTTACAGGATTGTCATCCGATATGGTCAAGAGattggaagagaagcaCGCGGTATATTTGGTAAGCAGTGGCAGAGCTTCTGTGGCCGGATTAAATGAGcacaacatcaacaaggtggCCAAATCTTTTGATGAGGTTGTTAGATTTTATACAAAGAGTAAGCTCTAATCTATATATGCAATTCGATGAGTATTGAAAATGGCCTGGTTTTACGCACGTAGACTTTTTCGCCGGTGACTCAATTCACACCAGTACTTGACTGAAAAATCGAGCATACGAAAAGTTTCTAGTTCTCATCATCAGTCACATAACTAGTCATGTCCAGTTTCGGAACGTTATTCAAAGTCACTACTTACGGTGAGTCCCACTGTAAGTCTGTCGGATGTATAGTCGAAGGGGTTCCTCCCGGGTTGGCCTTGACTGAAGAAGACATCCAACCTCAATtaaccagaagaagaccTGGCCAAAGTAAGTTAAGTACTCCGAGAAATGAAAAGGACAGAGTGATGATCCAAAGTGGAACAGAGTTCGGCAAGACCTTGGGTTCTCCTATTGGTATGTTGGTTCTTAACCAGGACCAAAGACCTCATGACTACGGTGAGATGGATGTCTTCCCAAGACCCTCTCACGCCGATTTGACTTACATTCAAAAATACGGATTGAAAAGTTCGAGTGGTGGAGGACGGGCATCTGCTAGGGAAACTATTGGCCGTGTTGCGGCCGGTGCCATTGCTGAGcatatcttgaagaaaattAACAACGTTGAAATCGTTGCATTTGTGTCTCAAATTGGTAATGTAGCAATGAACAGAGACTGTAATGATCCtaccttcttgaaaatattGAATACCGCTACTAAGGATAGCATCGATGCCACTGGTCCTATCAGATGTCCTGATGAAAACGTAAAGGACGAAATGGTCAAGGTCATTGAAAAGCATAGAGATTCCAACGACTCCATTGGAGGAGTTGTCACCTGTGTGATTAGAAATTGTCCTATCGGATTGGGAGAACCATGTTTCGATAAGTTGGAAGCCTTGTTAGCACATGCCATGTTGTCTGTGCCAGCTACAAAGGGGTTTGAAATCGGTAGTGGTTTCGAAGGTGTTAAGGTTCCAGGTTCCAAGCACAATGATCCATTTACCTACGATGAGAATCTCAAGAGATTAAGAACTACGACTAATAACAGTGGAGGTATCCAAGGGGGGATCTCCAATGGAGAAAATATCTACTTCTCTGTTGCTTTCAAGTCAGCTGCCACCATCAGTCAAGAACAACCCACTTCTACTTATGATGGTAAAGACGGAGTCTTAGCTGCAAAGGGAAGACATGATCCAAGTGTGACCCCAAGAGCCGTTCCAATTGTGGAAGCCATGGCTGctttggtgataatggATCAGGTGTTGATTCAAAATAGTAGAACCAGCACCATAGATATGCTCAAGAAACATTAATCAGTATACATTTAGTTAACCTTGTATAGTTGATTTATCCTACTCGATTTTTTTTCGCAACGAAAAGCTGATTTTTTGTTCCTTTGAATACACCGGCCATGGATAAAATACAGATCACCCTTCTCAGTATAATCCTAGGGTTATTCCTGATCATAGTGGTCTACTACATACAGAACTTTGAACTCAAaagcaccaaaaaaaatacCTTCTTGATCATCGGATGCAACAACAGTGGGAAGACTTTATTGTTCAATAAATTGACCCAAAAACCAATAACCAGCACAGTATCTTCACTAGAAGCAAACTATGGAACTATTCATCTCCCGTTGAGCCAAGCGTCTATTGGTAAGCCTTTCCAGCTCATCGATTATCCTGGATACTTGAAATATGAAAATGTGTTCAGATCGTTGGTGTCAgagatcaacttgaaagGTGTAATATTCGTGGTTGATTCAGAAATTTCCAGTTTTAACAAGCAAATCAACCTTATATGTGTGAAGTTGTTCAGGATGTTGACCATCACCGAAAGTGTCCCCAATGGAGTTGATTATTTGATGGCCGTGAACAAAActgacttgttcaactcgttgcccatctccaaaatcaaaagcTCGTTGGAGGCCGAGATGAACAAAGTCATAGAGAGCGAATTGAAAAACAACGAAGACGACTTGACTTTCTGGCTCGACTACATGCCGTTTTCTTTCGAAAGAACCAATGGTAACATCGAGTTCAAGACTGGCAGTGTGTTAAAAGACAAATATTCCGACTGGACAAATTGGTTGGATGAGAGAGTGGTCAACCCATAAAAGGTTCGTTATTCATTTATACACATCTAGATACAGCTGGTGGCTCTACAAGCCTTTCTATACGTCATCTCCTAGTTTGGAGGTGGGGGCTGCTGGGAAAAATCCGGGGTTGTGCATATccttcaatctcttctcgtttatcttcttgttaatataattcttcaatctcattCTGAAAATGTCGTTGTTCAAGACATAatccttgaacttgaagttggcgATATCCGTGTCAAGCTGTTGTAACTTTTTCTCATGAATCTCCTTTTCCTTGGTTAGAGTTTCGTAGGTGTTGGTCTTATCCTTATCTTTATCCTTATCTCCCTCATTGGAACTGGAGAAACCAGGAAGTTTAGCGAATACCGACGGcttgttcttttcaatCTTGACTTTCAATTGGGTGACGAGctccaccaactcatcTTTCTCCTTGACTAGGGCATTGTAGGCATCATTAACACTGTGCACAGCAAAATGCTCATCAGCCAAGTGCAGTGGGCACACATAGAAAAAATCCACCGAGTTGGTAGTTACGAGCACGCTCGACGAGGACTTGTAGCAGATCACACAAGACTTCAGCTGAGAATCAGCCACTTGCCTTAACTTGTACTCATTTGTGAACGGCACCGACATTTTGTGGAGACGAAGTTAAGAACAAGGTGCGCAAAAAATCAGGACACCGAAGACCCGAGATTTGTCAGAAGAGGGAAGTGTAAATTCAGATGACTTGGTCGACTGCTGCCTTGTGACGAAGAGGCCTCCGTAAGACCCCGGGTAGTTCAGTTTTGAATGTATGCCACCGGGTAGCCATCAAGGGTCGTTGTACACTATAGGCCTCCTCCATATCCTTCCAACGCGTTTAAATCAATCAAGTGTGGGACTCCTCGCCTAGAATTCGCACCCAAAATAGGAGACACGAAAAACATCCAGTCACCAACCAAACTTGGAAGCGAGGTGCCGATTATCTGAAATCGTTTGGCCAGAAAAAAAACAGTGAGTGAGAAATTTTTCAGGGAGAAAAAAAGTGTCATTTTTTTAGCCCCTTCGATTACAAACATCTAACTTATAAGTTCAAGGTGGATCCTTTTGTTTTAATAGTAGTGATATTTCCTGTCAATCAAAACAAAACTCATTGATTTAATATCCCAAGGTAGCCGTTTAGAAGATCCGCTTTTTAACCCCGTACCCGTAACCCCGACACCCCTTCCTATAAACACGTCGTTTAGTCAATTTTAAAAACTATTCTGACGACTTAAACATGGCCGATCACCAAGAAGCAGATATCGACTCCATTGTTGATAGATTATTGGAGGTCAGAGGCTCCAGACCCGGTAAGCAAGTGACTTTGTTGGAGCATGAAATCAGATACTTGTGTACCAAAGCAAGAGAAATATTCATCCAGCAACCTATATTGTTAGAGTTGGAAGCTCCCATTAAAATTTGTGGTGATATCCATGGTCAATACTATGACTTGTTAAGATTATTCGAATACGGTGGTTTCCCTCCTGAAGCTAACtacttgtttttgggtGATTATGTTGACAGAGGTAAACAAAGTTTGGAAACCATCTGTCTTTTGTTGGCCTATAAGATCAAATACCCAGAGAATTTCTTCATATTAAGAGGTAATCATGAGTGTGCTTCCATTAACAGAATCTATGGTTTCTATGATGAGTGTAAGAGACGTTATAATATCAAATTATGGAAGACCTTTACCGATTGTTTCAATTGTTTACCAATTGCCGCTATAATTGATGAGAAGATTTTTACCATGCATGGAGGTTTAAGTCCAGACTTAAACACCATGGAACAAATCAGAAGAGTGATGAGACCAACTGATATTCCTGATGTTGGATTATTATGTGATTTATTATGGTCGGATCCTGATAAAGATATCACTGGATGGTCCGAAAATGATAGAGGGGTTTCCTTTACTTTTGGTCCTGATGTTGTATCAAGATTTTTGCAGAAGCATGATATGGACTTGATTTGTAGAGCTcatcaagtcgttgaagaTGGGTATGAATTTTTCTCCAAACGCCAATTGGTTACATTATTCTCAGCTCCTAATTATTGTGGAGAATTTGATAATGCCGGTGCAATGATGAGTGTGGATGAAAGTTTATTATGTTCTTTCCAGATATTGAAGCCTGCTGATAAGCAATCCAAGTACCCTCCACATCCATTGATGGGTAACAATCCTCAAAGAAAGCAAAAAAGAGGTTCAAAGTGAAAGAGTTAAACTAAGAAAGCTGATCCAATCTTAACAGAAATGAACCTTGATATTCAAATCCCACTAAAGAACTCCCAGCAAAGTACCTCAACAAGTTAGCCCCAATTTTCTTTTTTAGTGTACTTGagttttgtttttggctAGGTTTTCTTTATTACGAAACTCACTCTTTGTGGCCTACCTTTATCTTCAGTTCAATTTCTGTAACAATTAATAATGAATATTTGTTGATTTGAGATTATCTAACGAATGTAGTAAGCGAATTACTGCAATAGCATGTCTAGTTTTATGCTTTATATATTATTATAAGTCTTGATGTTATCCCTTCAGTAGACCCCAACATACTCTGAATCAGGAGACGCGTAGAATGCAAAAAAAGCAGTCACAAAGTGCACGTGATCCCAATCCTACTGTTCTCGCACTCGCACAAAAACTTTTCTAGCGAGCATCTACAGTCTCAGAAGAATTTTAGTTTTCAGAAACATTTTCCACATACTAAAGTAATTCAAGATGGTatgtttgatcaaaaccCCATACTGGAACCAGCTGTGTTGGTCTATATGACCTGTATCCCATGATTTGTGTATTATGTTCTTCCGGGCCTCCCATTCCTAACCTCAAGCCTAAGTTCACCCCATGTCCATCCCTAAAGTCTAGTGACCCTTTAATAAGACCAATTCGATTTACTATTTCATACATTTATTCATTGCCGTTCCAAATACAAATAGAGAATAGCCCCGATGACTATTATAAGAGGAGTCTGCCGAAAATCAtatttgatgatatttaGAATTCGTATCCTTTACTGAAGATCCTTCACTCACCAGAAATCCATTTTAAGAATCACAACGCATCCCTTACCTTCAGGGAACTAACACTGCCAGAGTTTTTTATCCGTACATGTTACTAACTGATTTTTTAGGTTTTAGTTCAAGATTTGTTAAACCCTTCTCCAGCTTCCGAAGCTCAAAagcacaagaagaaggccTTGGTGCAAGCTCCAAGATCTTATTTCATGGACGTCAAGTGTCACGGATGtatcaacatcaccactgtGTTCTCCCATGCTCAAACCGCTGTCACTTGTGACGGATGTGCCACTGTTTTGTGTACCCCAACCGGTGGTAAGGCTAAATTAACTGAAGGATGTTCATTCAGAAAGAAGTAAATAATTCTTGTATAATTTAATATCAAACCGCATAGAGACCTATTTTTCATCCCTCTCAGTCTCTTTTCAATTGAAGCTTTCGAGTCTCAGATTTGTGAAAGTTGCAAATTCTAAAGCGACCCAAATAATTTCCCCATTGGGAACACAAATAAACATCATGTCCCCATATATTGATTTATGGAAGACCAAAATTTTGTACTTCCAATACAAAATGTTAGCACAGGTCTTGACGGTGTTGCTAGTGGTACAAGCAACCCTAGCAATAAACTCTCAAGCATTATAtgccatcaccaagaaccTAATCTATTTGAGTTTGGACAATGAGGATTTGGTTGCAATCAACTTCTCGATTTCAGGTGATTCGGATACTGATACTTCTCAATCGCTTAGGTTATTAGCGAGTCCTCCCTCCGGTTCATCGTTGTTTCTTGTGAAAGATGAGTTGTTTGGAATGACAGGAGACAACGAAGGTGATTTGAGTCTCTCAAAGTATAATGGAGATGAGGACGAGTGGGACACAATCAAGCTCAATTCTACCCAAATCACCGATAATCAGTTCTACAACTCCTCCAGCTATCTAACATCCTTTGATTCAGACCAGATATATATCTACGGTGGAATTAATGCTGACGATGAAGTTTCTGATAGACTACTCTCTTTGGACTTCAATACGTTTGTATTATCCAACatttcaaccaccaccaaaccaGAATCTTTTTACGGAGCTTCCAACTTGATAGCACCAGACTCATCCACTCAGTTGTTGATAGCAGGCAAAAGCAGCCAAGGCTGGCTAAACATGTTCCAGTTGGCCACCTGGAATTTCGAAAGTGGGTGGTCCTTCAAAACGGTTGCAAAAGGTGGGAACAGTATCAACTCCAGACAACAACCTCTTGTTTTACCCATTTTCAATAAACTAGACAACAACTCGCTAAGTACTGTGGTAAATTACTACCATGTCAGCAAAGTGTTGGTGATTGGAGGTGAACAAAATGGTAAGTCCAGTAGTCCCGAAATCGCCTATTTGGACGTGAGTGAGAACGATTGGACTTACAGTGTACCCACCATAGACAATTCTGTTTTCAATGCTGATGACTATATAGGTATAGTCACTGTGTTTGAgaacatcatcaccatttcCAAAAGTAGCTCCAAAAGAGACGGCCAATATGAAGTTAACTACTTCGACTTGAATTTTGAAAAAGCCCTGAAAATCAATGTTCCAAGTGATCCGGCTAAGTCGAGCAAAGAGGAAAGTGCTTCAATACAACAAAAAGCCATTCTTGGAACCGTCATTCCAATTGGGGCATTGATATGCATTGTGGCCGGTGGCTACTTTTTCATGAAGAAGCGGAAGgcccaaaaacttgaacgaGAATTAAAGGACTTAAACTACCATTTCGAGAATAACTACAAGGTTGAAGGAACACACAATGCCTTATTCAATGATTCTCATTCCACATTGGATGTAGATTCAATAGACTCATGGGTCAGAAAGAGACAGGAGTTCGACAGAAACCAACATATGCAGAGCCAAGAAACCCTTACTAGAGAAAACAGTATAGTGGACTATTTCAATATTAAGGAAAGAgacgacgaagatgaagatgaaaacTCATTTGTGCTGACGCCACAACCACTTAAGACCCTCAGCAAACTTAACAAACGAGTTGTTCGGCTCAAGAAGTCCATCAGTTTCAACAGCCTTCCTTCTCCAGAAAGAAGAGCGAATCTTctcaatgatgatgaagccCGAATCGACATCATCACTCCAACTAAAACGAGGACCAGAAACTTAAGTCCGGTAAGAAGTCCCATAAAAACCCGCTCTAGTATCGACAGCGCCAAAGTGAAacctgttgaagaacctaATGTGTTCGACGACTACGAGTTTGCTTCTGAAGAGAAGTCAATCGATGATTTCGATGTTGATGTGCAGGTTCTCGTGAGCTCCAAAAGAAGATCCACGTTAAAAGTGGTCAACCCTGACGTCTCTTCGTCACGTCTGGATAGTATCCGGTACCGGACCCCCTCTAATGACTCTATTAATGAAGACTTGTGATTGTAAGCATGTATCAATAAGTATTTTTAAAAATATGTATATCGTACACTACGAGATATTCTGTAATTTTGCATTCAGCCTCAATCGCTCACTGATAATGTTTTTCCTCACAAACCTCAAGGAAAAAATATTCGGATTTGATAAATTAATGGAAACATAAACCACAATTGGGATAACCATTCATAATGAACATCGATGAGACTTATGAAGAGGACGTCTATATGAGTCAGGATTTCGATCCTGAATCGCCCATTTTTGTCAATGATCTGCTAGAACGTGATGGGGGTTCCAATGGGTTTATCATGGATAATAAGACCACTGAACAATACTTCATGGGTGACCCGGATCCATCAGAACCCATGCTGGACAATGGATTCGACAACTTACACGCCGAATCGTTGATCCAGGCTGCCTCAGAAAGTGATCATACAAACACTCATGATAAAGCTGGCGACCTCAGCCAAACATCGGGTGACCATAGTAATATTTCGTTTTCCATTCCGGGAGCTTTCAAAGAGAACAACTATATGGAAATCGATAACTCGCCACCTTTCACCATTGACCTGGATCTATTCTTCGACTCGGCCAGCAATAACAATAATAACAGCAATCACAATACTACTAATAATCAGTCGGGCGGTAAGGAAGCTTCTACCAGAGAAACATTATTTCCTCATAACCAATTCTTTATCCGCCAATACAAGAATctgcttctgctgctgAATCAAGGACATCTGCCCAACAACAATGTGTCCCCCAACTCTAATGTGGTGGGTTCAAATGTCAATACCCCTGTACCCACTCAGAACCCCCATTTCGATACTCCAAATTCCGTCATAAATCCAAACTACCTCCCCTCCGAAAACCAATACTATGATGACGCTTCTGTTTACTCATCCATTGTCAATGATAACGAATCAGTCGATAACCACAGCCAATTTAATCGCCGTTCTATAAGCATGACTCAAACCAACCTTAGTGTGGGACCGTATCCACCGGTGAATCCTTATGCCAACGACCTTTCACCTTTGACCACAACCACCTCATTAACACATTCAGTGAATTCACTTCATTCGACCCAGCCATCATTTTTCTCTGCTCATCAGTACTTACCGAGACACTCTCTTGAAGTACCGTTATCCCATAGAAATTCGGTGGATTATATTTCCAAAAATCGCAATTCGATTGAGCCTTCAACCTCTGTACAACGACAACCAAGAGCAAATAACAACAGGTACTTGAGTTTTACTAattccatctccaactACATTCCGTTCATGGGTGATAAGAATAACAGTAATAATAACAACAATAATCAAAGAACTTCACCCATTTCTGGCCccccatcaccaatttccAATGGATCAGGCTCAACCCCTTTCATGAACCAGCCCGCAGCCCAACGCCAACAATCCAAGCATCTAATTAgaagcatcttcaaattaaATCCTCAGAACGCTCAAGAGTCCATGGAAAATCCTGAAGTGAACGACAATGAGTCTCCAGATATTGAGGGGATTACTGAAGAGATTACCGCTTCCGAATTTGATCGTGATCTTAACGCTGAATTCTTGGTCTTGAGCCCTACGGGAGAGGAGCTGGAATTGTACGGCTTAAACCCATTACCAAATAACATCAGCTCCAAAAAAGTGAAAAAACCCAAGAGAAGCATTTTCACAAGATTCAAAGGTCCTGTTAAGCAAGAATCAACTGATGAGTTggatttcaacaacgaTGATTCAAGTAAGCATAGCGGAAACAACTCGTCTAATCAAGAGCTCGATGATCCGCAAAGCTTTGATTTTCATGGTAATATGTCAAGAACTCCTTCATCTGCTAATACTGTTAGAACTGGAAATAATCTTCAgccaaacttggaaatcacaaactcaaacGGCTCATCTCACTTTCCTGATTATGCAGCATTGTTTGAGAACGTCGGTAAACGTAAAATGATTGGTAAGAATTCTACCTTTAAAAATAAAACTAGAGTGAAAACAGAAAAGCTGGGAACGGATACTTTTGATGAGGATAACGATACTTCTTTTATGAACACCAAGGTCAAGCATGAGaaacaagaatttgataCTTTTGATAACGACGTTGA
Protein-coding regions in this window:
- the GLC7 gene encoding type 1 serine/threonine-protein phosphatase catalytic subunit glc7 (EggNog:ENOG503NWPJ; COG:T) encodes the protein MADHQEADIDSIVDRLLEVRGSRPGKQVTLLEHEIRYLCTKAREIFIQQPILLELEAPIKICGDIHGQYYDLLRLFEYGGFPPEANYLFLGDYVDRGKQSLETICLLLAYKIKYPENFFILRGNHECASINRIYGFYDECKRRYNIKLWKTFTDCFNCLPIAAIIDEKIFTMHGGLSPDLNTMEQIRRVMRPTDIPDVGLLCDLLWSDPDKDITGWSENDRGVSFTFGPDVVSRFLQKHDMDLICRAHQVVEDGYEFFSKRQLVTLFSAPNYCGEFDNAGAMMSVDESLLCSFQILKPADKQSKYPPHPLMGNNPQRKQKRGSK
- the EMP24 gene encoding p24 complex component (COG:U; EggNog:ENOG503NUQS; BUSCO:EOG09264FOM), encoding MKLFAFLWLIGLALCHNVLLPPYGKQCFFETLKKNDELAISFQVGSRDPQNGEQLKASFYIGSPSGQVLVKKNDIDHGDEVVRATSDGKYTYCFSNERSSRVDMDVSFNVHGVIYIDFENPDSNTLDYAIQRLSQLTSDVKAEQGYLVIRERTHRNTAESTNSRVKWWSVFQILMVATNSLFQIYYLRRFFEVKSVV
- a CDS encoding uncharacterized protein (COG:K; EggNog:ENOG503P77D), which translates into the protein MNIDETYEEDVYMSQDFDPESPIFVNDSLERDGGSNGFIMDNKTTEQYFMGDPDPSEPMSDNGFDNLHAESLIQAASESDHTNTHDKAGDLSQTSGDHSNISFSIPGAFKENNYMEIDNSPPFTIDSDLFFDSASNNNNNSNHNTTNNQSGGKEASTRETLFPHNQFFIRQYKNSLSSSNQGHSPNNNVSPNSNVVGSNVNTPVPTQNPHFDTPNSVINPNYLPSENQYYDDASVYSSIVNDNESVDNHSQFNRRSISMTQTNLSVGPYPPVNPYANDLSPLTTTTSLTHSVNSLHSTQPSFFSAHQYLPRHSLEVPLSHRNSVDYISKNRNSIEPSTSVQRQPRANNNRYLSFTNSISNYIPFMGDKNNSNNNNNNQRTSPISGPPSPISNGSGSTPFMNQPAAQRQQSKHLIRSIFKLNPQNAQESMENPEVNDNESPDIEGITEEITASEFDRDLNAEFLVLSPTGEESELYGLNPLPNNISSKKVKKPKRSIFTRFKGPVKQESTDELDFNNDDSSKHSGNNSSNQELDDPQSFDFHGNMSRTPSSANTVRTGNNLQPNLEITNSNGSSHFPDYAALFENVGKRKMIGKNSTFKNKTRVKTEKSGTDTFDEDNDTSFMNTKVKHEKQEFDTFDNDVDSFPNSKVSFEASSTVSSSTTAHSRHPSQYEDSMHDDDDYDRNENGGNSTNVLSNASKRILGSKLMKRKPSKKESELKNIKTKVMADGVEVEVDMKTLNLPQDAQAFPISVVNSKTRTRGRKENKEADLSDSTKIYLCTYCSRRFKRQEHLKRHFRSLHTFEKPYSCDICNKKFSRTDNLNQHLKTHKEEEAAAEAAAAAAAAAATLGEAT
- the AAT2 gene encoding Aspartate aminotransferase, cytoplasmic (COG:E; EggNog:ENOG503NUCS), producing MSKYFPSVKELPPDPLFGLKARFTSDSRSDKVDLGIGAYRDNNGKPWILPAVKKAEAQLVSGANYNHEYLSIEGFAGFVNSAARIILGDDSVAIKENRLLSQQSLSGTGALHVAGKFLKEFYHKSDAKIYLSKPTWANHNQIFQTLGFETATYPYWDNDTKSLDLTGFLKAIDDAPKGSIFLLHACAHNPTGLDPSKTQWLEILDKLVANDHLPLFDSAYQGFASGDLELDSYSIRTAVNSKKFSAPIVICQSFAKNCGMYGERVGAVHVIPSETNEALNKAIVSQLKKIIRSEISNPPAYGSKVVATILNDPELFKQWKDDLITMSSRINQMRIKLRDSLVELQTPGTWDHIVNQTGMFSFTGLSSDMVKRLEEKHAVYLVSSGRASVAGLNEHNINKVAKSFDEVVRFYTKSKL
- a CDS encoding uncharacterized protein (BUSCO:EOG092651K1; COG:S; EggNog:ENOG503P6Q7), coding for MSVPFTNEYKLRQVADSQSKSCVICYKSSSSVLVTTNSVDFFYVCPSHLADEHFAVHSVNDAYNALVKEKDELVELVTQLKVKIEKNKPSVFAKLPGFSSSNEGDKDKDKDKTNTYETLTKEKEIHEKKLQQLDTDIANFKFKDYVLNNDIFRMRLKNYINKKINEKRLKDMHNPGFFPAAPTSKLGDDV
- the rps27_2 gene encoding 40S ribosomal protein eS27 (EggNog:ENOG503P557; COG:J) gives rise to the protein MVLVQDLLNPSPASEAQKHKKKALVQAPRSYFMDVKCHGCINITTVFSHAQTAVTCDGCATVLCTPTGGKAKLTEGCSFRKK
- the ARO2 gene encoding bifunctional chorismate synthase/riboflavin reductase [NAD(P)H] aro2 (EggNog:ENOG503NUJB; BUSCO:EOG09262DUV; COG:E); the protein is MSSFGTLFKVTTYGESHCKSVGCIVEGVPPGLALTEEDIQPQLTRRRPGQSKLSTPRNEKDRVMIQSGTEFGKTLGSPIGMLVLNQDQRPHDYGEMDVFPRPSHADLTYIQKYGLKSSSGGGRASARETIGRVAAGAIAEHILKKINNVEIVAFVSQIGNVAMNRDCNDPTFLKILNTATKDSIDATGPIRCPDENVKDEMVKVIEKHRDSNDSIGGVVTCVIRNCPIGLGEPCFDKLEALLAHAMLSVPATKGFEIGSGFEGVKVPGSKHNDPFTYDENLKRLRTTTNNSGGIQGGISNGENIYFSVAFKSAATISQEQPTSTYDGKDGVLAAKGRHDPSVTPRAVPIVEAMAALVIMDQVLIQNKANYGTIHLPLSQASIGKPFQLIDYPGYLKYENVFRSLVSEINLKGVIFVVDSEISSFNKQINLICVKLFRMLTITESVPNGVDYLMAVNKTDLFNSLPISKIKSSLEAEMNKVIESELKNNEDDLTFWLDYMPFSFERTNGNIEFKTGSVLKDKYSDWTNWLDERVVNP
- a CDS encoding uncharacterized protein (EggNog:ENOG503P8FM) — its product is MSPYIDLWKTKILYFQYKMLAQVLTVLLVVQATLAINSQALYAITKNLIYLSLDNEDLVAINFSISGDSDTDTSQSLRLLASPPSGSSLFLVKDELFGMTGDNEGDLSLSKYNGDEDEWDTIKLNSTQITDNQFYNSSSYLTSFDSDQIYIYGGINADDEVSDRLLSLDFNTFVLSNISTTTKPESFYGASNLIAPDSSTQLLIAGKSSQGWLNMFQLATWNFESGWSFKTVAKGGNSINSRQQPLVLPIFNKLDNNSLSTVVNYYHVSKVLVIGGEQNGKSSSPEIAYLDVSENDWTYSVPTIDNSVFNADDYIGIVTVFENIITISKSSSKRDGQYEVNYFDLNFEKASKINVPSDPAKSSKEESASIQQKAILGTVIPIGALICIVAGGYFFMKKRKAQKLERELKDLNYHFENNYKVEGTHNALFNDSHSTLDVDSIDSWVRKRQEFDRNQHMQSQETLTRENSIVDYFNIKERDDEDEDENSFVSTPQPLKTLSKLNKRVVRLKKSISFNSLPSPERRANLLNDDEARIDIITPTKTRTRNLSPVRSPIKTRSSIDSAKVKPVEEPNVFDDYEFASEEKSIDDFDVDVQVLVSSKRRSTLKVVNPDVSSSRSDSIRYRTPSNDSINEDL